A single genomic interval of Mycobacterium sp. DL592 harbors:
- the lon gene encoding endopeptidase La, translated as MAEATSVPVLFLSDPIVLPGMVVPITLDDTARAAVDAARASDSGKLLIAPRLDDRYPSYGVLATIVQVGRIAGGNAAAVVRGERRAHIGSGTTGPGAALWVEVEEVTESDPTDDTRALAAEYKKLLLALLQRREAWQLVDAVNQLTEPSALADTAGYASYLSDVQKRQLLETESADERLQVLIDWTAEHLAEVEVSDKISQDVREGMDKQQKDFLLRQQLNAIRKELGEGEPDGSDDYRSRIEAADLPEKVREAALREVGKLERSSDQSPEGGWIRTWLDTVLDLPWNVTTEDSTDLKSARDILDADHHGLEDVKDRIVEYLAVRARRTQRGLQVVGGRGSGAVMVLAGPPGVGKTSLGESVARALGRKFVRVALGGVRDEAEIRGHRRTYVGALPGRIVRAIGEAGSMNPVVLLDEIDKVGSDYRGDPSAALLEVLDPAQNHTFRDHYLDLDLDLSDVVFLATANVIENIPSALLDRMELVQIDGYTEDDKVAIARDYLLPRQRDRAALTADEVTVTDDALRKIAADYTREPGVRQFERLLAKAMRKVTTKLDSTDAPVTIDEPDLVEYLGRPRFTPESAERTAVPGVATGLAVTGLGGDVLYIEAGATDGEPSLQLTGQLGDVMKESAQIALSYVRSHAAQLGVDPAALNRKIHVHVPAGAVPKDGPSAGVTMVTALVSMATGRQVRSDVGMTGEVTLNGRVLPIGGVKQKLLAAQRAGLSTVFIPARNEADLDDVPAEVLAALSVQPMTDVADIVALALEPTAEAVTTAA; from the coding sequence ATGGCTGAAGCCACATCAGTGCCCGTCCTGTTTCTGAGCGACCCGATCGTGCTGCCCGGCATGGTGGTTCCGATCACGCTCGACGACACCGCCCGCGCCGCGGTCGACGCAGCCCGCGCCAGCGATTCCGGCAAGCTGCTGATCGCGCCGCGCCTCGACGACCGCTACCCCTCCTACGGGGTGCTGGCGACGATCGTGCAGGTGGGCCGTATCGCCGGCGGTAATGCCGCCGCCGTGGTGCGCGGTGAGCGCCGCGCCCACATCGGATCCGGCACCACCGGCCCCGGCGCCGCGCTGTGGGTCGAGGTCGAGGAAGTGACCGAGTCCGACCCCACCGACGACACCAGGGCGCTGGCCGCTGAGTACAAGAAGCTGCTGCTGGCCCTGCTGCAGCGTCGCGAGGCCTGGCAGCTGGTCGACGCCGTCAACCAGCTCACCGAGCCGTCTGCGCTGGCCGACACGGCCGGCTACGCGTCGTATCTGAGCGACGTGCAGAAGCGTCAGCTGCTGGAGACCGAGAGCGCCGACGAGCGGTTGCAGGTCCTCATCGACTGGACCGCCGAACACCTCGCCGAGGTCGAGGTCAGCGACAAGATCTCGCAGGATGTTCGGGAGGGCATGGACAAGCAGCAGAAGGACTTCCTGCTGCGCCAACAGCTCAACGCCATCCGCAAGGAACTCGGCGAGGGTGAACCCGACGGGAGCGACGACTACAGGTCCCGCATCGAGGCCGCCGACCTGCCCGAGAAGGTGCGCGAAGCCGCGTTGCGCGAAGTCGGCAAGCTGGAACGCTCCAGTGACCAGAGTCCCGAGGGCGGCTGGATCCGCACCTGGCTGGACACCGTCCTGGACCTGCCGTGGAACGTCACCACCGAGGACTCGACCGACCTGAAGTCGGCCCGCGACATCCTCGACGCCGACCACCACGGCCTCGAGGACGTCAAAGACCGCATCGTCGAATACCTGGCGGTGCGGGCGCGTCGCACCCAGCGCGGCCTGCAGGTGGTCGGCGGGCGCGGCTCCGGTGCGGTGATGGTGCTGGCCGGTCCGCCCGGGGTGGGCAAGACCTCGCTGGGCGAGAGTGTGGCCCGCGCACTGGGCCGCAAGTTCGTGCGCGTCGCCCTCGGCGGTGTGCGCGACGAGGCCGAGATCCGCGGTCACCGGCGCACCTACGTCGGCGCGCTGCCCGGCCGCATCGTGCGGGCGATCGGCGAGGCCGGCTCGATGAACCCCGTCGTGCTGCTCGACGAGATCGACAAGGTCGGCTCGGACTACCGGGGCGACCCGAGTGCGGCGCTGCTTGAGGTGCTGGACCCCGCGCAGAACCACACCTTCCGCGACCATTACCTCGATCTGGACCTCGACCTGTCCGACGTGGTGTTCCTGGCCACTGCCAACGTGATCGAGAACATCCCCTCGGCCCTGCTCGACCGGATGGAGCTCGTGCAGATCGACGGCTACACCGAGGACGACAAGGTGGCCATCGCCCGCGACTACCTGCTGCCCCGGCAGCGGGACCGCGCGGCCCTGACCGCCGACGAGGTGACCGTCACCGACGACGCGCTGCGCAAGATCGCCGCCGACTACACCCGCGAGCCCGGCGTGCGGCAGTTCGAGCGGCTGCTGGCCAAGGCCATGCGCAAGGTGACCACCAAACTGGACTCCACCGATGCTCCCGTCACGATCGACGAGCCCGACCTGGTCGAGTACCTGGGCCGGCCGCGGTTCACCCCGGAGTCGGCCGAACGCACCGCGGTGCCCGGCGTGGCCACCGGGCTGGCGGTCACCGGACTGGGCGGCGACGTCCTCTACATCGAGGCCGGCGCGACCGACGGGGAGCCCAGCCTGCAGCTGACCGGTCAACTCGGTGACGTGATGAAGGAGTCGGCGCAGATCGCACTGTCCTACGTCCGCTCACACGCCGCGCAACTGGGCGTGGACCCGGCGGCCCTGAACCGCAAGATCCACGTGCACGTGCCCGCCGGTGCGGTGCCCAAGGACGGCCCGTCCGCCGGTGTCACGATGGTCACGGCCCTGGTGTCGATGGCCACCGGACGGCAGGTGCGCTCGGATGTGGGCATGACCGGCGAGGTCACGCTCAACGGCCGGGTCCTGCCGATCGGCGGGGTCAAGCAGAAGCTGCTGGCCGCCCAACGTGCCGGGCTGTCAACGGTTTTCATTCCGGCACGCAATGAGGCCGACCTGGACGACGTCCCGGCCGAGGTGTTGGCTGCGCTCAGTGTGCAGCCGATGACCGATGTCGCCGACATCGTGGCGTTGGCCCTGGAGCCGACGGCCGAGGCGGTCACCACAGCGGCCTGA
- a CDS encoding SHOCT domain-containing protein, protein MMWRGIAVLSALWCVLVVAPALIGAHLLAEATELSQKGWALGVWVAGYVVQFVVFLQISRRTPRSVTLGWLIASTVPWAADWTAPLFSWGVAVCGAIVAAYGVWLTVAVKRVDRLRGAGVQASAVVLDVVRPALNVIVTKDSARRAMRVRVEPASGASSYEAAMTGTFTLGEVPEPGDRLAVLVDPADPQHIEPVPDEPIVRGTPIPDDLDAEAAETLRRLLTMRDRGDITDAEFSAAKKQLLES, encoded by the coding sequence ATGATGTGGCGCGGGATTGCGGTGCTCTCGGCACTGTGGTGTGTGCTTGTGGTCGCGCCGGCCCTGATCGGGGCACACCTGCTGGCCGAGGCCACCGAGCTGTCGCAGAAGGGCTGGGCACTCGGGGTGTGGGTGGCCGGCTACGTCGTCCAGTTCGTGGTGTTCCTGCAGATATCGCGCCGCACCCCGCGTTCGGTGACGCTGGGCTGGCTGATCGCATCGACGGTGCCCTGGGCGGCCGACTGGACCGCGCCGCTGTTCAGCTGGGGGGTCGCGGTGTGTGGGGCGATCGTCGCCGCCTACGGGGTGTGGTTGACGGTCGCGGTCAAACGGGTCGACCGGCTGCGTGGCGCCGGTGTGCAGGCGTCGGCTGTGGTGCTCGACGTGGTGCGGCCCGCACTCAATGTCATCGTCACCAAGGACTCCGCGCGACGTGCGATGCGGGTGCGCGTCGAACCAGCCTCTGGCGCTTCGTCATACGAGGCGGCGATGACGGGCACCTTCACCCTCGGTGAGGTTCCCGAACCGGGGGACAGGCTGGCAGTGCTCGTCGATCCCGCCGATCCGCAGCACATCGAACCGGTGCCCGACGAGCCGATCGTGCGCGGCACCCCGATACCCGATGACCTCGATGCGGAGGCGGCGGAGACATTGCGGCGGTTACTGACGATGCGCGACCGCGGTGACATCACCGACGCCGAGTTCAGCGCCGCCAAGAAGCAATTGCTGGAGTCCTGA
- a CDS encoding acetyl-CoA acetyltransferase — protein MDPRTPVIVGVGQVNQREDAPEVEPVDLMADAAREAADPRVLQAVDAIRVVNLLSWRYRDPGLLLAARIGAPNAATYYTGVGGNTPQSLVNQACLDILAGRNDVVLLAGGETWRTRMRLKAKGIRPDWTRQDETVAVPPGAEHEVPMSGPAEDRIGLQLPSHVYPMFEQALRIANNEGSDEHRQRIGQLWARFSAVAAENPHAWSREAVPAEQIWQPSADNRMISWPYPKLMNSNNMVNQAAVVVLCSAEKARYLQIPQDQWVFPYAGTDSHDTYSIAERDELYRSPAIRIGGRRVLELAGVGVDDLDYIDVYSCFPSAVQVAAAEIGLPLDDPQRPLTVTGGLTFAGGPWNNYVMHSIATMTELLRANPGARGLITANGGFLSKHSFGVYSATPPPAEFRWQDVQAEVDQLPTRVAHADWVGEGVVEAWTAPFDRDGAPQKAFLAVRTPDDGRALAVIDDAEAAAVTVRDDIAGAKVSVRADGRASLS, from the coding sequence ATGGACCCTCGGACACCGGTCATCGTCGGCGTGGGGCAGGTCAACCAGCGCGAAGACGCGCCAGAGGTCGAACCTGTCGACCTCATGGCGGATGCCGCGCGGGAAGCCGCCGACCCGCGCGTGCTGCAGGCCGTCGACGCGATCCGGGTGGTCAACCTGTTGTCCTGGCGCTACCGCGATCCGGGCCTGCTTCTGGCCGCGCGCATCGGTGCCCCAAACGCCGCGACCTACTACACCGGCGTCGGCGGCAACACGCCCCAGTCGCTGGTCAACCAGGCCTGCCTAGATATCCTGGCAGGTCGCAACGATGTCGTGCTGCTGGCCGGTGGCGAGACCTGGCGTACCCGGATGCGGTTGAAAGCCAAGGGGATCCGCCCCGATTGGACGCGCCAGGACGAGACGGTCGCGGTGCCGCCGGGCGCGGAGCACGAGGTGCCGATGTCGGGCCCGGCCGAGGATCGCATCGGACTGCAATTGCCTTCGCACGTCTACCCGATGTTCGAGCAAGCATTGCGGATCGCCAACAACGAGGGCAGCGACGAGCACCGGCAGCGGATCGGGCAGCTGTGGGCGCGCTTCAGCGCGGTGGCCGCCGAGAACCCGCATGCGTGGAGCCGCGAAGCCGTTCCGGCAGAACAGATCTGGCAGCCGAGCGCGGATAACCGGATGATCAGCTGGCCCTACCCGAAGCTGATGAACTCCAACAACATGGTCAACCAGGCCGCCGTCGTGGTGCTGTGCTCGGCGGAGAAGGCCCGCTACCTTCAGATCCCGCAGGACCAGTGGGTGTTCCCGTATGCCGGCACCGACTCCCACGACACCTACTCCATCGCCGAGCGTGACGAGCTGTATCGCTCGCCGGCCATCCGCATCGGTGGTCGCCGGGTCTTGGAGCTGGCCGGGGTCGGGGTCGACGACCTGGACTACATCGACGTGTACTCGTGCTTCCCGTCGGCGGTACAGGTCGCCGCGGCGGAGATCGGTCTGCCCCTCGACGACCCGCAACGCCCGCTCACCGTCACCGGCGGGCTGACCTTCGCCGGCGGCCCGTGGAACAACTACGTGATGCATTCGATCGCGACCATGACCGAGCTGCTGCGCGCCAACCCCGGCGCACGGGGGTTGATCACGGCCAACGGCGGCTTCCTCTCCAAGCACAGTTTCGGTGTCTATAGCGCGACGCCGCCGCCCGCGGAGTTCCGCTGGCAGGACGTGCAAGCCGAGGTGGACCAGCTACCGACTCGGGTCGCCCACGCCGATTGGGTGGGTGAGGGTGTCGTCGAGGCCTGGACGGCGCCGTTCGACCGGGACGGAGCGCCGCAGAAGGCGTTCCTCGCCGTCCGCACGCCTGACGACGGCCGCGCACTGGCGGTGATTGACGACGCCGAGGCCGCGGCGGTCACCGTTCGCGACGACATCGCCGGGGCCAAGGTGAGCGTGCGCGCCGACGGCAGGGCCAGCCTGAGCTGA
- a CDS encoding alpha/beta fold hydrolase, with product MTVVLVHGNPETDVIWGPLVEALGRDDVVRLSPPGFGAPLPDGFPATFLAYRDWLEGELERFDEPVDLVGHDWGGGHVVNVVMHRPELVRSWASDVVGLFDPDYVWHDLAQVWQTPGVGEEVIEAMVSGPFDDRVAQLTGFGIPHDVATALAAAQDEQMGRAILALYRSATQPAMAEAGRALPNAAARPGLSLLATADPFIGAHDNRRRAAERAGAVTVELDGVGHWWMLENPVQGAQALSEFWESLD from the coding sequence ATGACGGTGGTTCTCGTGCATGGCAATCCGGAGACCGACGTGATCTGGGGTCCGCTGGTTGAGGCGCTCGGTCGCGACGACGTGGTGCGGTTGTCTCCGCCCGGATTCGGCGCCCCTCTGCCCGATGGCTTCCCGGCGACGTTCCTGGCCTACCGGGACTGGCTGGAGGGCGAGCTCGAGCGCTTCGATGAGCCGGTGGATCTGGTCGGGCATGACTGGGGCGGCGGTCATGTCGTGAACGTGGTCATGCACCGCCCGGAACTGGTCCGCAGCTGGGCCAGTGACGTCGTCGGGCTGTTCGATCCGGACTATGTCTGGCACGACCTGGCTCAGGTATGGCAGACCCCGGGTGTCGGTGAGGAGGTGATCGAGGCGATGGTCAGCGGCCCGTTCGACGATCGGGTGGCGCAGCTGACGGGATTCGGAATCCCCCACGATGTGGCGACCGCGCTGGCCGCGGCCCAAGACGAGCAGATGGGCCGGGCGATCCTGGCGCTCTACCGGTCAGCCACCCAGCCGGCGATGGCCGAAGCCGGCCGCGCCCTGCCCAATGCCGCTGCCCGGCCGGGCCTGTCCCTGTTGGCCACGGCAGATCCGTTCATCGGTGCGCACGACAACCGTCGCCGCGCGGCCGAGCGTGCCGGTGCCGTCACGGTGGAACTCGACGGAGTCGGGCACTGGTGGATGCTGGAGAACCCGGTACAGGGCGCCCAGGCGCTCTCCGAGTTCTGGGAGTCGCTGGACTGA
- a CDS encoding arylsulfatase: MGASRPRSVPPIRGGNMAEPFNGVIKLDIRDSVPDWKPYELKKAPDGAPNILIVLYDDTGLAAWSPYGGRINMPTMDRLADNGVTYTQWHTTALCSPTRSTFLTGRNHHVNRCASITEGSMGFPGAAGRLPAECATIAQVLQDNGFATMWLGKNHNVPVEDLSPGGSKSEWPLSKGFDRFYGFLGGETNQWYPDLIEDNHAIEPPYTPEEGYHLSKDLADQAIRQLRDLRSSAPSKPWFMWFCPGANHAPHHSPQEYIDKYKGVFDDGYEAYREWVLARMIERGVVPEGTELTPLNPMPDDVANEADYVRPWAELNDEEKKLFCRMAEVFAGFSEYTDAQVGRIVDFLEQTGQLDNTLIFYCADNGASGEGTPNGSVNENKFFNGYPDSLEENLSYFDELGGPETYNHYPTGWAVAFSTPFQMFKRYSQFAGGTCDPLVIHWPKGIKARGEMRHQYHHSTDIVPTILEAVGLEMPTVYRGVEQYPLNGVSMRYSFDDAHAPTTKKRQYFSMLGTRGIWQDGWKAAALHAPISGKGHFDQDVWELYHVDEDRAESRNLAAQYPEKLQELIDAWFEEAEANFVLPLDDRPAIEQINDVRPQGEPPRSRYIYYPETAPVPESTAVNIRGRSYKILADVEVTPESEGVIFAHGSRFGGHTLFIKDRKLHYVYNFLGIKPEQTFVSPELEPGQLTLGVEFIREGAGEHMESVGTAKLYVGEQVVAEGPMRAQIGPFTLCGDGLCVGYDSADPVSRSYPAGFPFTGGRILGVGVDVGEDQYLDLEKLAAAAFARD; this comes from the coding sequence ATGGGAGCGTCGCGGCCAAGAAGCGTGCCGCCGATCCGCGGAGGAAACATGGCCGAGCCATTCAACGGAGTCATCAAACTCGACATTCGCGACTCGGTCCCGGACTGGAAACCGTACGAGCTGAAGAAGGCGCCCGACGGCGCGCCCAACATCCTGATCGTGCTGTACGACGACACCGGCCTGGCCGCGTGGTCGCCGTACGGCGGTCGCATCAACATGCCGACCATGGACCGTCTGGCCGACAACGGCGTCACCTATACCCAGTGGCACACCACCGCGCTGTGCTCACCGACCCGCTCGACCTTCCTTACCGGTCGCAACCACCATGTGAACCGGTGCGCGTCGATCACCGAGGGCTCGATGGGCTTCCCGGGTGCGGCAGGCCGACTGCCGGCCGAGTGCGCGACGATCGCCCAGGTGTTGCAGGACAACGGCTTTGCCACCATGTGGCTCGGCAAGAACCACAACGTTCCGGTGGAAGACCTCTCGCCGGGCGGCAGCAAGTCCGAGTGGCCCTTGTCGAAGGGCTTCGACCGGTTCTACGGCTTCCTGGGCGGGGAGACCAACCAGTGGTATCCCGACCTCATCGAGGACAACCACGCCATCGAACCGCCCTATACCCCAGAAGAGGGCTACCACCTCTCCAAAGATCTTGCCGACCAAGCGATTCGGCAGCTGCGCGACCTGCGGTCCTCCGCGCCGTCCAAGCCGTGGTTCATGTGGTTCTGTCCCGGCGCCAACCACGCGCCGCACCACAGCCCGCAGGAGTACATCGACAAGTACAAGGGCGTTTTCGACGACGGTTACGAGGCCTACCGCGAGTGGGTCCTGGCGCGGATGATCGAGCGCGGCGTGGTACCCGAAGGCACCGAACTGACGCCGCTGAACCCGATGCCCGACGACGTCGCCAATGAGGCCGACTACGTGCGCCCCTGGGCCGAACTCAACGACGAGGAGAAGAAGCTGTTCTGCCGGATGGCCGAGGTGTTCGCCGGCTTCTCCGAGTACACCGACGCTCAGGTGGGCCGCATCGTCGACTTCCTCGAGCAGACCGGCCAGCTGGACAACACGCTCATCTTCTACTGCGCCGATAACGGCGCCTCCGGCGAAGGCACGCCCAACGGCTCGGTGAACGAGAACAAGTTCTTCAACGGCTACCCCGACAGCCTGGAGGAGAACCTGTCCTACTTCGACGAGCTCGGCGGGCCGGAGACCTACAACCACTACCCCACCGGCTGGGCGGTGGCGTTCTCCACCCCGTTCCAGATGTTCAAGCGCTACTCGCAGTTCGCCGGCGGCACCTGCGACCCGCTGGTTATCCACTGGCCCAAGGGAATCAAGGCCCGCGGTGAGATGCGCCACCAGTACCACCACTCCACCGACATCGTGCCGACGATTCTGGAGGCGGTCGGGCTGGAGATGCCCACGGTGTACCGCGGGGTCGAGCAGTACCCGCTCAACGGGGTGTCGATGCGCTACAGCTTCGACGACGCTCATGCGCCGACAACCAAGAAGCGCCAATACTTCTCGATGCTGGGCACCCGTGGCATCTGGCAGGACGGCTGGAAGGCCGCGGCGCTGCATGCGCCGATCAGCGGCAAGGGCCATTTCGACCAGGACGTCTGGGAGCTCTACCACGTCGACGAGGACCGCGCCGAGTCCCGCAACCTCGCGGCCCAATATCCGGAGAAGTTGCAGGAGCTCATCGACGCGTGGTTCGAGGAGGCGGAAGCGAATTTTGTTCTGCCGCTTGATGATCGGCCCGCTATCGAGCAGATCAACGACGTGCGCCCCCAGGGTGAGCCGCCCCGCTCCCGCTACATCTACTACCCCGAGACCGCGCCGGTACCCGAGTCGACGGCGGTGAACATCCGCGGCCGCTCCTACAAGATCCTCGCCGATGTAGAGGTGACCCCGGAGTCCGAGGGTGTCATCTTCGCGCACGGTTCGCGGTTCGGCGGACACACCCTGTTCATCAAGGACCGCAAGCTGCACTACGTGTACAACTTCCTCGGCATCAAGCCGGAGCAGACCTTCGTCTCCCCCGAACTGGAACCCGGCCAGCTGACGCTCGGCGTCGAGTTCATCCGGGAAGGTGCCGGCGAACACATGGAGTCGGTCGGAACCGCGAAGCTGTATGTCGGAGAACAGGTCGTCGCCGAGGGCCCGATGCGGGCCCAGATCGGCCCGTTCACCCTGTGCGGTGACGGGCTGTGCGTCGGCTACGACAGCGCCGACCCCGTGAGCCGCTCCTACCCGGCCGGGTTCCCGTTCACCGGTGGCCGGATCCTCGGTGTCGGGGTCGATGTCGGCGAGGACCAGTACCTCGATCTGGAGAAGCTGGCCGCGGCGGCGTTCGCCCGCGACTGA
- a CDS encoding DUF222 domain-containing protein: protein MFESILEIDISADESVLVERIATLERLKATASAGQARLAAALDGARRSAEAAAGVPAAKRGRGVGAEVALARRDSPARGSRHLGFAKALVHEMPHTLAALEAGVLSEWRATLVVRESACLTLEDRRRLDAELCADQSQFDGVGDAALVAAAKAIAYRLDPHAVVERAAKAADDRTVTIRPAPDTMTYLTALLPVAQGVSVYAALKRQADTCCDGRTRGQAMADALIERITGRPAGEPVSVAVNLVISDQALLGAEHAAAAIVGYGSVPSAVAQAMVLDAVGDQRSRATLRRLYATPANGALVAMESRSRIFPKGLAQFIALRDQRCRTPYCDAPIRHGDHATPHRRGGATSARNGAGLCEACNYTKESHGWTVVTNTENTRHTAEFTTPTGAHYHSVAPPAPGTPTSTSSTAEMYLNGELIKVIAA from the coding sequence ATGTTCGAATCAATACTGGAGATCGACATCAGTGCTGACGAATCAGTGCTGGTAGAGCGGATTGCCACCCTCGAGCGGCTCAAGGCCACGGCCTCGGCGGGGCAGGCTCGGTTGGCCGCGGCGTTGGATGGGGCGCGGCGGTCTGCGGAGGCGGCGGCGGGGGTTCCGGCGGCCAAGCGGGGTCGCGGTGTGGGTGCGGAGGTGGCGTTGGCGCGCCGCGATTCCCCGGCGCGCGGCAGTCGGCATCTGGGGTTCGCCAAGGCGTTGGTGCACGAGATGCCGCACACGTTGGCGGCGTTGGAAGCCGGGGTGCTGTCGGAGTGGCGGGCGACGTTGGTGGTGCGCGAGTCGGCGTGCCTGACGCTTGAGGATCGCCGACGCTTGGATGCCGAACTGTGCGCCGATCAGTCCCAGTTCGACGGGGTGGGTGATGCGGCCCTGGTGGCGGCGGCCAAAGCCATTGCGTATCGGCTGGACCCACACGCGGTGGTGGAGCGGGCTGCCAAAGCCGCCGATGATCGCACGGTGACGATCCGCCCGGCCCCAGACACCATGACCTATCTGACCGCCTTGCTGCCGGTGGCTCAGGGGGTCTCGGTGTACGCGGCGCTCAAGCGGCAGGCTGATACCTGCTGCGACGGTCGCACGCGGGGCCAGGCGATGGCCGACGCTCTCATCGAGCGGATCACCGGCCGCCCTGCCGGTGAACCCGTGTCTGTCGCAGTGAACCTGGTGATCTCGGATCAGGCGCTGCTGGGCGCCGAGCATGCCGCAGCCGCGATCGTGGGATACGGGTCGGTGCCCTCCGCGGTCGCACAGGCCATGGTGCTCGACGCTGTCGGTGATCAGCGGTCGCGAGCCACGCTGCGGCGGCTATATGCCACCCCGGCCAACGGTGCGCTGGTGGCCATGGAGTCCAGATCCAGGATCTTTCCGAAGGGTCTGGCGCAGTTCATCGCGTTGCGGGACCAACGTTGCCGCACGCCGTACTGCGATGCGCCCATCCGACACGGCGACCATGCGACCCCGCACCGCCGCGGTGGGGCCACCAGCGCCCGCAACGGCGCCGGGTTGTGCGAGGCGTGCAACTATACCAAGGAGAGCCACGGCTGGACGGTGGTCACCAACACGGAAAACACAAGGCACACAGCTGAATTCACCACACCGACCGGCGCCCACTATCACTCGGTCGCGCCACCGGCTCCGGGCACGCCCACCTCGACATCCAGCACCGCGGAGATGTACCTGAACGGAGAGCTCATCAAGGTGATCGCGGCCTGA
- a CDS encoding aldehyde dehydrogenase, with the protein MTGTAQLFIDGRLRRADHTEPVLEAATGEPLGDGASATEADVDAAVAAARAALPAWRSASPDHRAELLGAFAAALDSRARTTDELVTRENGMPMSLSRGANGRFPAALLRYYAQLITETPIEEIRPSMIGHTIVRREAVGVVAAIVPWNYPQALAAFKLAPALAAGCTVVLKAAPETALDALVFAEAAQEAGLPPGVLNIVPGGVTAGSHLVSHPGVDKVTFTGSTAAGRIIGEVCGRLLRPVTLELGGKSAAIILDDADLDATIKGLRVASLVNNGQTCHLSSRILAPRSRYDEIVDALAAMVHGLTVGDPLDTATDIGPVVSARQRDRVLDYIESGKSSGAKLIAGGGIPGDQPRGWFVSPTVFADVDNSDRIAQEEIFGPVLAVIAYDSDEEAIALANDSEFGLAGTVWSTDEERATEVARAVHTGTIGVNDYQLDFRAPFGGVKASGIGRELGPEGLDAFFALKSIYRVGPADR; encoded by the coding sequence ATGACTGGCACCGCGCAGTTGTTCATCGACGGCCGGTTACGCCGCGCCGATCACACCGAGCCGGTGCTCGAGGCCGCCACCGGCGAACCGCTGGGCGACGGCGCCAGCGCCACCGAAGCCGATGTCGACGCCGCCGTCGCGGCCGCTCGGGCAGCCCTGCCTGCCTGGCGCTCGGCCTCGCCGGATCATCGCGCCGAGCTCCTCGGGGCCTTCGCCGCCGCGCTGGACAGCCGGGCCCGGACCACCGATGAACTGGTCACCCGGGAGAACGGCATGCCAATGTCGTTGTCCCGTGGCGCAAATGGCCGCTTCCCGGCCGCATTGCTGCGCTACTACGCCCAGTTGATCACCGAGACACCGATCGAGGAGATCCGGCCGAGCATGATCGGGCACACCATTGTGCGCCGGGAGGCGGTCGGCGTGGTGGCCGCGATCGTGCCGTGGAACTATCCGCAGGCGCTGGCCGCGTTCAAGCTGGCGCCCGCGCTCGCTGCGGGCTGCACGGTGGTGCTGAAGGCCGCTCCGGAAACGGCACTGGACGCGCTGGTCTTCGCCGAGGCCGCCCAGGAGGCGGGCCTGCCGCCGGGTGTGCTGAACATCGTGCCCGGCGGTGTGACCGCGGGTTCCCACCTGGTCTCACACCCGGGCGTCGACAAGGTGACGTTCACCGGGTCCACCGCCGCGGGCCGCATCATCGGCGAAGTCTGCGGCCGGCTGCTGCGGCCGGTCACCCTCGAACTCGGCGGCAAGTCCGCGGCGATCATCCTCGACGACGCCGACCTGGATGCCACGATCAAGGGCCTGCGGGTGGCCTCGCTGGTCAACAACGGGCAGACCTGTCATCTCAGTTCACGAATCCTGGCCCCGCGCTCACGCTACGACGAGATCGTCGATGCGCTGGCCGCGATGGTCCACGGACTGACCGTGGGCGATCCGCTGGACACCGCCACCGACATCGGGCCCGTGGTCAGCGCCAGGCAGCGCGACCGCGTGCTGGACTATATCGAGTCCGGCAAGAGCAGCGGCGCGAAACTGATTGCCGGCGGCGGGATTCCGGGCGATCAGCCCCGGGGTTGGTTCGTGTCTCCGACGGTGTTCGCCGATGTCGACAACTCTGACCGCATCGCCCAGGAAGAAATCTTCGGGCCGGTGCTGGCGGTCATTGCCTACGACAGCGACGAGGAGGCCATCGCGCTGGCCAACGACAGCGAGTTCGGTTTGGCCGGCACGGTGTGGTCCACCGACGAGGAGCGGGCCACCGAGGTGGCGCGGGCCGTACACACCGGCACCATCGGCGTCAACGACTACCAGTTGGACTTCCGCGCGCCCTTCGGCGGCGTGAAGGCCAGCGGAATCGGCCGCGAACTCGGACCCGAGGGGCTCGATGCGTTCTTCGCGCTGAAGTCGATCTACCGGGTGGGTCCGGCAGACCGCTGA